Proteins encoded by one window of Anopheles maculipalpis chromosome 2RL, idAnoMacuDA_375_x, whole genome shotgun sequence:
- the LOC126556703 gene encoding latrophilin Cirl isoform X2 — MIECEPGDLINLIRANYGRFSITICNDHGNVDWSVNCMSPKSLRVLHSKCAQKQNCSVLASTSMFGDPCPGTHKYLEAHYQCVSAAQSSTTTNRPSPPWLKTSQPIVWSTSTVRSPVLSRLNLTTDLGGGEVAVVAAVTPALSTPPATIRPAGGGSTGTKTSQSPTTFRNKGFENKSVNDDLAIIKTIADRKKGTGSVDSPGPRAPSGGTEDDRTASAGGGNAKEEEEDDGADLFPTQTAVLSGAAAPPGVVVRKDPIGTSVNGGGNVHIDISHACGPSTARNLFWNVTRVGEVNVQPCPGGATGIAKWRCVAIASLTPEQRVHLQQEHQQMLQIQAAQQQPSGGNGGSSGVQSPDDSGSGGKGDISFSSNSVALSDKQSMVGAATWYAYRPDLTQCRSLWLNNLEVRVQQPESSLISIANDLAQVTSSKTLYGGDMLVATKIIQTMSQKMHYDIETIPDQRQREALVSELLNSVVKTGSNLLDQSQHASWLDLSVEDQMRVATSLLTGLEDNAFLLADTILREKHVVQKVKNILLSIRVLETRNFAKSTELFPDSSTERWQVSNDQIELPKAALIENSEGGLVRIVFVAFDRLEQILRPQFSNIQQQQQHAGGAGASSVRAEPSQLHHLDTEGVASTNVAGLGTGNGDRLGVNDGSTIGSSAVGGTGTRTDSASQSETITPRLRLLNSKVISASLGKGRHIQLSQPIRMILRHLRTKNVSNPTCVFWNYIDHAWSEDGCHVEHTNSTHTVCMCNHLTNFALLVDAVDDETQLSLLSNLDDSLLLYIGIAVLVVVVVVALFARKLCHGAVLAKLRNGGPEANAGGLRGGAIDRDPAGLSISAHHGTVAGRLHHHHGVSNNAGVDLHHPTVATAGHHHHHMVHHHLPPPGTGHHLLVADDFHHQQQQHPTNNLHNHHPNNLGSNHHANSNNLVTTTFNNLNGGGGIGGPGNCSPSPPGSGYEHHHPAHHLARLNNNPIITHNNNSSSSTTSSSNSSSTGSTNNLHHQPTHHLQQSSFSSNSTTTATTTTNRKLPQPPLVPSSYKGSAVMAAHHHHQHHL; from the exons ATGATTGAGTGTGAACCGGGAGATTTGATCAATCTAATCCGCGCGAACTACGGCCGATTCTCGATCACCATATGCAATGATCACGGTAATGTGGACTGGAGCGTCAACTGTATGTCGCCGAAAAGCTTGCGGGTGTTGCACTCTAAATGCGCACAAAAGCAGAACTGTTCCGTGCTTGCCTCGACCAGCATGTTCGGCGATCCGTGTCCCGGTACGCACAAGTATCTTGAGGCACACTATCAGTGCGTGTCGGCGGCGCAATCCTCCACCACCACGAATCGACCGAGTCCACCGTGGCTTAAAACATCGCAGCCGATCGTTTGGAGTACCTCGACTGTGCGGAGCCCGGTATTGAGTCGGCTCAATCTAACCACCGATCTAGGGGGAGGAGAGGTTGCGGTAGTGGCTGCCGTCACTCCAGCCCTATCAACGCCGCCAGCAACGATACGACCGGCGGGAGGAGGAAGCACCGGTACCAAAACCAGTCAATCACCGACCACGTTCCGCAACAAGGGTTTCGAAAATAAGAGCGTCAACGATGATCTTGCCATCATTAAGACAATTGCTGATCGAAAGAAAGGAACCGGCTCGGTTGATTCGCCAGGTCCAAGGGCACCGTCCGGTGGgacagaagatgacagaaCCGCTTCGGCGGGTGGTGGAAACGCaaaagaggaagaggaagacgaTGGTGCGGATTTGTTTCCCACCCAAACTGCAGTATTATCAGGCGCTGCGGCACCACCGGGCGTTGTCGTGCGGAAGGATCCGATCGGTACGAGCGTCAATGGTGGTGGTAACGTTCACATCGACATCAGCCATGCGTGCGGACCAAGTACGGCACGTAACCTGTTCTGGAATGTGACGCGCGTTGGTGAAGTGAATGTACAACCCTGTCCGGGCGGTGCTACCGGTATTGCCAAGTGGCGATGTGTTGCAATTGCTTCGCTAACTCCCGAGCAGCGCGTCCATCTGCAGCAGGAACATCAGCAGATGCTGCAGATACAGGCAGCACAGCAACAGCCGTCCGGTGGCAATGGCGGCAGCTCTGGAGTACAGTCGCCGGACGATAGCGGTAGTGGTGGCAAAGGTGATATTAGTTTTAGTAGCAACAGTGTTGCCCTTAGCGATAAGCAATCGATGGTCGGTGCCGCTACCTGGTACGCGTACCGACCCGACCTAACGCAGTGTCGTAGTCTGTGGCTGAACAATCTAGAGGTGCGTGTACAGCAGCCCGAATCATCGCTCATCTCAATTGCGAACGATCTGGCACAGGTGACGAGCAGCAAAACGTTGTACGGCGGGGACATGCTCGTCGCTACCAAGATTATACAGACAATGTCTCAGAAGATGCATTACGATATCGAGACAATACCGGATCAGCGGCAACGTGAAGCGCTGGTTTCGGAACTGCTGAACAGTGTCGTTAAGACCGGCAGCAATCTGCTCGATCAATCACAACACGCCAGCTGGTTGGATTTGAGCGTAGAGGATCAGATGCGTGTCGCAACTTCACTACTGACTGGGCTGGAGGACAATGCGTTCCTGCTCGCCGATACAATTCTGCGTGAAAAGCACGTTGTGCAGAAGGTGAAGAACATTCTGCTCTCGATACGCGTGCTCGAGACGCGCAACTTTGCCAAGAGTACGGAGCTGTTTCCTGACTCTTCCACTGAACGGTGGCAGGTCAGCAATGATCAGATCGAGCTACCGAAGGCGGCGTTGATCGAAAACAGTGAGGGTGGTTTGGTACGGATCGTGTTTGTAGCATTTGATCGGCTGGAACAAATACTGCGGCCACAGTTTAGCAAtattcagcagcaacaacagcatgcGGGCGGTGCCGGCGCATCGTCTGTTCGGGCTGAACCAAGTCAGCTTCATCATCTCGACACGGAAGGTGTCGCCTCGACCAACGTTGCCGGACTGGGCACTGGCAACGGTGATCGTTTGGGAGTGAACGATGGCAGCACCATTGGATCGTCCGCTGTGGGAGGTACGGGAACGCGTACTGATTCAGCATCGCAGTCCGAGACGATTACGCCACGTTTGCGATTGCTCAACAGTAAAGTCATATCCGCCAGTCTTGGCAAAGGTCGGCACATTCAACTTTCGCAACCGATTCGCATGATACTTCGTCATCTGCGCACCAAGAACGTATCTAATCCAACGTGTGTGTTCTGGAACTACATCGACCATGCGTGGTCTGAAGATGGTTGTCACGTGGAGCACACGAACAGTACACAtacagtgtgtatgtgtaaccATTTAACGAATTTCGCTCTGTTGGTGGATGCAGTAGACGACGAAACGCAGCTGTCCCTGTTATCAAATCTGGACGATAGTTTACTGCTTTACATTGGCATAGCGGTACTGGTCGTTGTGGTCGTTGTGGCACTATTCGCACGCAAACTATGCCACGGAGCGGTGCTCGCTAAGCTGCGCAACGGTGGTCCAGAAGCTAATGCGGGCGGTCTGCGTGGTGGTGCGATTGATCGTGATCCTGCTGGATTGTCGATTTCCGCACATCATGGCACCGTTGCAGGACgattgcatcatcatcatggcgTGAGCAACAATGCGGGTGTAGACTTGCATCACCCGACCGTTGCTACGGCgggccatcaccatcatcacatggtgcatcatcatcttccacCGCCCGGTACCGGTCATCATCTGCTAGTAGCGGATGATTTccaccatcaacagcagcaacacccgACGAACAATCTGCACAATCATCATCCGAACAATTTGGGCAGCAATCATCacgcaaacagcaacaacctgGTGACGACCACCTTCAACAATCTGAACGGTGGCGGCGGCATCGGTGGTCCGGGCAACTGTTCCCCATCGCCACCGGGCAGCGGATACGAGCATCACCATCCGGCGCATCATCTCGCGCGGCTGAACAacaat CCAATCATcacgcacaacaacaacagcagcagcagcaccaccagcagcagcaacagcagcagcaccggcagCACCAACAATCTGCACCATCAGCCAACGCACCATCTGCAGCAGTCCtccttcagcagcaacagcaccaccaccgccaccaccaccaccaatcgcAAGCTGCCGCAACCGCCGCTGGTGCCATCCTCCTACAAGGGCTCGGCAGTGATGGCAgcccatcatcaccatcagcatcatctcTAA
- the LOC126556703 gene encoding latrophilin Cirl isoform X1, with protein sequence MIECEPGDLINLIRANYGRFSITICNDHGNVDWSVNCMSPKSLRVLHSKCAQKQNCSVLASTSMFGDPCPGTHKYLEAHYQCVSAAQSSTTTNRPSPPWLKTSQPIVWSTSTVRSPVLSRLNLTTDLGGGEVAVVAAVTPALSTPPATIRPAGGGSTGTKTSQSPTTFRNKGFENKSVNDDLAIIKTIADRKKGTGSVDSPGPRAPSGGTEDDRTASAGGGNAKEEEEDDGADLFPTQTAVLSGAAAPPGVVVRKDPIGTSVNGGGNVHIDISHACGPSTARNLFWNVTRVGEVNVQPCPGGATGIAKWRCVAIASLTPEQRVHLQQEHQQMLQIQAAQQQPSGGNGGSSGVQSPDDSGSGGKGDISFSSNSVALSDKQSMVGAATWYAYRPDLTQCRSLWLNNLEVRVQQPESSLISIANDLAQVTSSKTLYGGDMLVATKIIQTMSQKMHYDIETIPDQRQREALVSELLNSVVKTGSNLLDQSQHASWLDLSVEDQMRVATSLLTGLEDNAFLLADTILREKHVVQKVKNILLSIRVLETRNFAKSTELFPDSSTERWQVSNDQIELPKAALIENSEGGLVRIVFVAFDRLEQILRPQFSNIQQQQQHAGGAGASSVRAEPSQLHHLDTEGVASTNVAGLGTGNGDRLGVNDGSTIGSSAVGGTGTRTDSASQSETITPRLRLLNSKVISASLGKGRHIQLSQPIRMILRHLRTKNVSNPTCVFWNYIDHAWSEDGCHVEHTNSTHTVCMCNHLTNFALLVDAVDDETQLSLLSNLDDSLLLYIGIAVLVVVVVVALFARKLCHGAVLAKLRNGGPEANAGGLRGGAIDRDPAGLSISAHHGTVAGRLHHHHGVSNNAGVDLHHPTVATAGHHHHHMVHHHLPPPGTGHHLLVADDFHHQQQQHPTNNLHNHHPNNLGSNHHANSNNLVTTTFNNLNGGGGIGGPGNCSPSPPGSGYEHHHPAHHLARLNNNVNVNFNSNNNSSISSSSNSNTNNSVLLTSSSGKGGDDVLVKPFPSYRTNNNQINLLRAANHHAQQQQQQQHHQQQQQQQHRQHQQSAPSANAPSAAVLLQQQQHHHRHHHHQSQAAATAAGAILLQGLGSDGSPSSPSASSLIASTSLITTTHAPVPASSQKISPMGKGSGGGGGGGSLDSSGSDHSSGSTTAAEMVAYNLSGEVGDVGIGTGVSNGDSPGHHLHLHHHQGSIGSSASSGLLVVAAGGNAGGSVSAGTVGTITSSASSNASASVPLLHHHHHHHLHHHLHQHLHPGGAATSASELNAVPIPSKRNL encoded by the coding sequence ATGATTGAGTGTGAACCGGGAGATTTGATCAATCTAATCCGCGCGAACTACGGCCGATTCTCGATCACCATATGCAATGATCACGGTAATGTGGACTGGAGCGTCAACTGTATGTCGCCGAAAAGCTTGCGGGTGTTGCACTCTAAATGCGCACAAAAGCAGAACTGTTCCGTGCTTGCCTCGACCAGCATGTTCGGCGATCCGTGTCCCGGTACGCACAAGTATCTTGAGGCACACTATCAGTGCGTGTCGGCGGCGCAATCCTCCACCACCACGAATCGACCGAGTCCACCGTGGCTTAAAACATCGCAGCCGATCGTTTGGAGTACCTCGACTGTGCGGAGCCCGGTATTGAGTCGGCTCAATCTAACCACCGATCTAGGGGGAGGAGAGGTTGCGGTAGTGGCTGCCGTCACTCCAGCCCTATCAACGCCGCCAGCAACGATACGACCGGCGGGAGGAGGAAGCACCGGTACCAAAACCAGTCAATCACCGACCACGTTCCGCAACAAGGGTTTCGAAAATAAGAGCGTCAACGATGATCTTGCCATCATTAAGACAATTGCTGATCGAAAGAAAGGAACCGGCTCGGTTGATTCGCCAGGTCCAAGGGCACCGTCCGGTGGgacagaagatgacagaaCCGCTTCGGCGGGTGGTGGAAACGCaaaagaggaagaggaagacgaTGGTGCGGATTTGTTTCCCACCCAAACTGCAGTATTATCAGGCGCTGCGGCACCACCGGGCGTTGTCGTGCGGAAGGATCCGATCGGTACGAGCGTCAATGGTGGTGGTAACGTTCACATCGACATCAGCCATGCGTGCGGACCAAGTACGGCACGTAACCTGTTCTGGAATGTGACGCGCGTTGGTGAAGTGAATGTACAACCCTGTCCGGGCGGTGCTACCGGTATTGCCAAGTGGCGATGTGTTGCAATTGCTTCGCTAACTCCCGAGCAGCGCGTCCATCTGCAGCAGGAACATCAGCAGATGCTGCAGATACAGGCAGCACAGCAACAGCCGTCCGGTGGCAATGGCGGCAGCTCTGGAGTACAGTCGCCGGACGATAGCGGTAGTGGTGGCAAAGGTGATATTAGTTTTAGTAGCAACAGTGTTGCCCTTAGCGATAAGCAATCGATGGTCGGTGCCGCTACCTGGTACGCGTACCGACCCGACCTAACGCAGTGTCGTAGTCTGTGGCTGAACAATCTAGAGGTGCGTGTACAGCAGCCCGAATCATCGCTCATCTCAATTGCGAACGATCTGGCACAGGTGACGAGCAGCAAAACGTTGTACGGCGGGGACATGCTCGTCGCTACCAAGATTATACAGACAATGTCTCAGAAGATGCATTACGATATCGAGACAATACCGGATCAGCGGCAACGTGAAGCGCTGGTTTCGGAACTGCTGAACAGTGTCGTTAAGACCGGCAGCAATCTGCTCGATCAATCACAACACGCCAGCTGGTTGGATTTGAGCGTAGAGGATCAGATGCGTGTCGCAACTTCACTACTGACTGGGCTGGAGGACAATGCGTTCCTGCTCGCCGATACAATTCTGCGTGAAAAGCACGTTGTGCAGAAGGTGAAGAACATTCTGCTCTCGATACGCGTGCTCGAGACGCGCAACTTTGCCAAGAGTACGGAGCTGTTTCCTGACTCTTCCACTGAACGGTGGCAGGTCAGCAATGATCAGATCGAGCTACCGAAGGCGGCGTTGATCGAAAACAGTGAGGGTGGTTTGGTACGGATCGTGTTTGTAGCATTTGATCGGCTGGAACAAATACTGCGGCCACAGTTTAGCAAtattcagcagcaacaacagcatgcGGGCGGTGCCGGCGCATCGTCTGTTCGGGCTGAACCAAGTCAGCTTCATCATCTCGACACGGAAGGTGTCGCCTCGACCAACGTTGCCGGACTGGGCACTGGCAACGGTGATCGTTTGGGAGTGAACGATGGCAGCACCATTGGATCGTCCGCTGTGGGAGGTACGGGAACGCGTACTGATTCAGCATCGCAGTCCGAGACGATTACGCCACGTTTGCGATTGCTCAACAGTAAAGTCATATCCGCCAGTCTTGGCAAAGGTCGGCACATTCAACTTTCGCAACCGATTCGCATGATACTTCGTCATCTGCGCACCAAGAACGTATCTAATCCAACGTGTGTGTTCTGGAACTACATCGACCATGCGTGGTCTGAAGATGGTTGTCACGTGGAGCACACGAACAGTACACAtacagtgtgtatgtgtaaccATTTAACGAATTTCGCTCTGTTGGTGGATGCAGTAGACGACGAAACGCAGCTGTCCCTGTTATCAAATCTGGACGATAGTTTACTGCTTTACATTGGCATAGCGGTACTGGTCGTTGTGGTCGTTGTGGCACTATTCGCACGCAAACTATGCCACGGAGCGGTGCTCGCTAAGCTGCGCAACGGTGGTCCAGAAGCTAATGCGGGCGGTCTGCGTGGTGGTGCGATTGATCGTGATCCTGCTGGATTGTCGATTTCCGCACATCATGGCACCGTTGCAGGACgattgcatcatcatcatggcgTGAGCAACAATGCGGGTGTAGACTTGCATCACCCGACCGTTGCTACGGCgggccatcaccatcatcacatggtgcatcatcatcttccacCGCCCGGTACCGGTCATCATCTGCTAGTAGCGGATGATTTccaccatcaacagcagcaacacccgACGAACAATCTGCACAATCATCATCCGAACAATTTGGGCAGCAATCATCacgcaaacagcaacaacctgGTGACGACCACCTTCAACAATCTGAACGGTGGCGGCGGCATCGGTGGTCCGGGCAACTGTTCCCCATCGCCACCGGGCAGCGGATACGAGCATCACCATCCGGCGCATCATCTCGCGCGGCTGAACAacaatgtaaatgttaattttaatagcaataataatagtagcattagtagtagtagcaataGCAATACTAATAACAGTGTCCTGCTCACTAGTAGTAGTGGCAAGGGCGGTGACGATGTGCTAGTGAAACCCTTTCCATCCTATCGAACCAATAATAATCAAATCAATCTATTACGCGCAGCCAATCATcacgcacaacaacaacagcagcagcagcaccaccagcagcagcaacagcagcagcaccggcagCACCAACAATCTGCACCATCAGCCAACGCACCATCTGCAGCAGTCCtccttcagcagcaacagcaccaccaccgccaccaccaccaccaatcgcAAGCTGCCGCAACCGCCGCTGGTGCCATCCTCCTACAAGGGCTCGGCAGTGATGGCAgcccatcatcaccatcagcatcatctcTAATCGCGTCCACCTCGCTGATAACGACAACGCACGCACCGGTCCCGGCTAGCTCGCAGAAGATTTCACCGATGGGGAAaggaagtggtggtggtggtggtggtggaagccTGGATAGTAGCGGAAGTGATCATAGCAGTGGGAGTACTACGGCCGCCGAGATGGTCGCATACAATCTGAGCGGTGAGGTCGGCGATGTTGGTATCGGTACGGGTGTCAGCAATGGAGATTCCCCTGGGCACCATCTACATCTGCACCACCATCAGGGCAGTATCGGGAGCAGTGCGTCCTCGGGATTGCTAGTAGTTGCTGCGGGCGGTAATGCGGGTGGTAGTGTGAGTGCTGGCACGGTCGGTACGATCACTTCGTCCGCTTCGTCGAACGCCAGTGCTAGTGTGCCACTgctccatcaccaccaccatcatcatctgcatCACCACCTGCATCAGCATCTGCATCCTGGGGGTGCTGCAACATCTGCTTCCGAACTCAACGCCGTACCCATCCCGAGCAAACGGAATCTCTGA